A stretch of DNA from Verrucomicrobiia bacterium:
ACTTTTTCGTCTCCGCCGCGCTGCCAACCACGCGCTTGGCCAGCGTCGGCAGGAACGCAGTCAGGTCGTAACCACGCCGCGCGGCGAATTCCTCGCGCATCTTCGGCGTCCAGCCGGGCGTGCCGGCCTCGTAACTGTCAAAGTGGTAATAGTTGAATCCGTTGCCGACGAGATCGCCGAGCTGCTGCTTCGCCGCGCTGATGATGTGATCCATGTGGAACTCCACCGCCGCTTGGCTCATCTTGTCACACTCCAACCCGATGGCTTCCCACTGCGCCGGTTGCAGCAGCGTGCCCATCGTCGTGCGCCCGAAACGGTAGATGATCCAATCGCCCGGCGGCACAGCCCAATCCAGCTTTCCATCGGCGGACAGTTTGGACGAAAGATCAACGACGTCCGCGCGGCCAACGATTCCGCTGGCTGGCAATGCCAGCACCGCGACATCGCGATAAAATTCCTGCCGCGCCGGAACCTCCGGCTTTTCGAGTTTGCCGTTGGTCGGATTCCACAACGGGAATTGCATCCGTGAATGCAGGTCAGGCCTGGCACGCGGAAGCTCGCCCGAAAAACTCGTTCCGCCGCTGACTTGCGTTTCCGACCAGACGATTTCCTGCATCGAAAGTTCCGGCGTGATCCACGGCCCGCCGCTGCTCTCGTAACCGGCGCAATTATGAACGCCAAAATCGATTCCCAACCGCCGTGCGTCCGCCGCCGCGTGGCGCACCAGTCGCCACCACGGTTCGGTGAAAGTTACGGCTCCGGGCGAAGGAGCGTTTGAGATGGCGCGCGCCCACGGCGTGCAGGAATCCGCGAGACTGAACATCGTCGCGCTGCCGAAACCGGCGTCCCGCAAAGCCTCCAGATCGCGCGTGATGCCGTTGCTGTTGATGTTGCTCCCCATCCACATCCACAACACGCCGGGCTTGGCGGATTCCGGTGGATGCTCGAAGCGTGATTCGAGTTCATCGCCGCGGGCACAGGCAATACAGGCGATCAACAGCAAACAAAAGAGGCGCATATCGTCAGGATATGCGCCGTGAAGAATCCGGACAACTGTTGGATTACGCCTTCCGTTCCTTGATGTCCGCCAGAATGTTCGCGATGACTTCCGCCTTCGGCTTCGCGCCTTGCGGGCCGCCGTGGTGGAGGCGGACGCTCACCGCGCCGGCTTCCATGTCTTTGCCGCCGATGATGAGCATGGTGTGGACACGCAATTTTTCCGCGTCGGCGATCTTGGCTTTGAACGGCGTGGCGCTGAAATCCGCATCCACGCGCACCATGTTCGCGCGGAGTTCGGCCACGATGGGCTTGGCGTAGTTGATGAGCGCTTCGTCGTCGTTGAGCGTGATGACGCGCACCTGATCCGGCGCGAGCCAGAGCGGGAAGTTGCCGGCGTAATGTTCGATGAGGAAGCCGATGAAGCGTTCATGCGTGCCGAGCGGCGCGCGATGGATGCACAGCGGCGTCTTGTTGGAATTGTCCTTGTCGCGATAGGTCAGGCCGAAGCGCGTCGGCACGGCGAAGTCCACCTGGTTGGTGGCGATGGTGAATTCGCGGCCGATGGCGCTCCACACCTGCACGTCAATCTTTGGCCCGTAGAACGCCGCCTCGTTGGCGACCTCCACGTAATTGATGCCGGACTCGATCAACACCTGCCGCACCATGTCCTCAGTCTTTTTCCACAGCTCCGGCTCGTTGACGTATTTCTTGCCCAAGCCGTCTGGCGACGACGTGCTGAAGCGCATCTGATATTTTTCGAGACCGAACGTCTTGAAATATTTCAGATACATGTCGTTCACGGCGCGGAACTCATCGGCGAACTGCTCCTCGGTGCAATAGATGTGGGCGTCGTTCATGTTGAGCGAACGCACGCGCATGAGGCCGAACAACTCGCCGCTCTGCTCGTAGCGATAGCAGCAGCCGTATTCCGCGAGGCGCAACGGCAGGTCGCGATAACTGCGCGGCTCAGCCGCAAAGATGCGGTGATGATGCGGGCAGTTCATCGCTTTGAGGTAATAGCGCTCAAGGGGCGGAAGCTTTGCCTGCAACTTATCTTTCGTCAAAAGCTGGCCGAGTTGAACGTAAAGTCGTTCCATGCCCATCAGCATTGCTTCCTGCTGTTTTTCTGCCGGAAGCGATTTCATAAACAGCGCCACTTTTTCATGAAGCCTGATGCCACTGGGCAAAGTTGGTTTCAACTTTTCGAGATGGTCCAGAATCCAGACTTCCTCTTTGTCGATTTCAATGTCCTTTTTTTCTTCCGCCGCTTCATGGAGAGTTTTTTCCACTTCACGAATTTCTGCGGGAAGACTGGATTCACGGAATTCGATTGGCGGAAACATTGAGTCCGCGTAATACGGCAGATGCCCGGAAGTTAAATACATTTTCTCCCGCGCAAGATGCGGCGTTTTCACGCGGACGTAGCCGGCGGCGAATTCGGTTTCCTTGGCCAGCTTTTCCAGTTCCTCAACGAGAATCGTGCCCTTGGGCAGCCACAGCGGCATGCCCGGCCCGACGTATTCGGTGTCAATCGCGAACAGACCCATCTCCGCGCCGATCTTGCGATGGTCGCGGCGCTTGGCCTCCTCGATCATTTTGAAATATTCGTCGAGCTGCGTCTTGTTCTTGAACGCCGTGCCGTAGATGCGCTGGAGCTGCGGGCCTTTTTCGTCG
This window harbors:
- a CDS encoding threonine--tRNA ligase, producing the protein MAEENQLPNADRKTLDQRNQMTELERIRHSCAHVMATAILRLWPDAQFAYGPPVENGFYYDLECSHRISPEDFEKIEAEMKKEIKANNVFEKSEVTRDQAIKDAESGRLGGLAERPGNASKFKLDLLKQIPEGEPISYYKNGDFIDLCAGPHVMRTGNIGAFKLTSVAAAYYKGDEKGPQLQRIYGTAFKNKTQLDEYFKMIEEAKRRDHRKIGAEMGLFAIDTEYVGPGMPLWLPKGTILVEELEKLAKETEFAAGYVRVKTPHLAREKMYLTSGHLPYYADSMFPPIEFRESSLPAEIREVEKTLHEAAEEKKDIEIDKEEVWILDHLEKLKPTLPSGIRLHEKVALFMKSLPAEKQQEAMLMGMERLYVQLGQLLTKDKLQAKLPPLERYYLKAMNCPHHHRIFAAEPRSYRDLPLRLAEYGCCYRYEQSGELFGLMRVRSLNMNDAHIYCTEEQFADEFRAVNDMYLKYFKTFGLEKYQMRFSTSSPDGLGKKYVNEPELWKKTEDMVRQVLIESGINYVEVANEAAFYGPKIDVQVWSAIGREFTIATNQVDFAVPTRFGLTYRDKDNSNKTPLCIHRAPLGTHERFIGFLIEHYAGNFPLWLAPDQVRVITLNDDEALINYAKPIVAELRANMVRVDADFSATPFKAKIADAEKLRVHTMLIIGGKDMEAGAVSVRLHHGGPQGAKPKAEVIANILADIKERKA